A single Anopheles funestus chromosome 2RL, idAnoFuneDA-416_04, whole genome shotgun sequence DNA region contains:
- the LOC125761515 gene encoding uncharacterized protein LOC125761515: protein MYTALGYAPPAAPTADGNKLLSISAGLVRATANSYCCSSCLRCFVALAAWFTTTRTTHALNRQTDWVRQDDDSTDNDDPWEELSVPLLPSIPRFSAVFPFVPEPPPDRVADCAPADSFRHGKRNTSELQSL from the exons ATGTACACCGCACTTGGTTATGCGCCTCCAGCTGCTCCAACCGCCGATGGGAACAAACTGTTAAGCATATCGGCCGGATTGGTGAGAGCCACCGCTAACAGCtactgctgcagcagctgccTTCGATGCTTTGTCGCTCTTGCCGCCTGGTTTACCACCACCCGAACTACCCATGCGCTGAATCGGCAGACAGATTGGGTACGGCAAG ATGACGATTCGACCGATAATGATGATCCGTGGGAGGAACTATCTGTACCACTGCTGCCCAGCATACCAAGATTTAGTGCTGTGTTTCCATTCGTGCCCGAACCTCCTCCCGATCGTGTAGCTGATTGCGCACCGGCTGATTCTTTCAGGCATGGAAAGAGAAATACATCTGAATTACAATCTCTGTAA
- the LOC125761494 gene encoding MPN domain-containing protein CG4751 — MSTKINEEESSSHLDEGDIPDEFIDEDADKLGYFPGKTITLQMLLGANVLQPGKGAMTIEYLGQKFVGDLLADGKIKSQETETIFCSPSAWAIYCKRIINPDKKSGCGWASVKYKGRKLDAYKAAYYKKQQKERDQKDELPSEDPVEELEEDKTFMEPPPARRNMVSHNAISNRNIMHDSNTLIEAVPFTAIGKMQPFLVTVSTSTLLVMDFHCHLTNYEVCGYLGGTWDINAHNLSITHAFPCRNTRHDRDKAALCELQIQKLMIKKNINLVGWYHSHPRFPVQPTLRDCDAQLDYQIRMRGPTEASYIPCIGFICSPYDDQNTALESNVMSFWVMPPPENRPAEYGRPMLMSYTLVQDETLSEDVKEEMMLTVDYYKQFKRELINFQSIYINDVSYIEKLRKSLTPRLPRDSTSGHFWNWIRELLGLEAEDIPEVVIIPDPLPPPPVSLSEHHHPDGSKGNDDVTIVSTTPASNQTQPVVVNLVHSAEESSITTETKNDDDFDGASEMGDSDVISLKDDDGKPTGPSIAVPSLQAQLKRPSGLNMTPSPLSSSLVVLPTNINQTGNNGGPHATQTISTNLSMNSGASAGIANNHLHQQQPSGQPGHILPIGASNSLNTTNSSSPRDSPITIPSNSASPAKFEMPVRASPSPAKSDTSSCRSRTRNSPAPSPGKLSISDILGSAASAGGNRGSPTLSSLIGPAGGSGGSASGPGSAGNIHDLYAATFASLGSALPSNLLPQDYAVLFGQGSGGQQGGKTQRGDEYGLSALTALAQVAAASGLSNSQINETLLHSLNRSISSKAGGSSVTSSAAQAASTITSNSNSSVSTAMLGGAVGANSSSVLPPIPNMKEFMQQLEKGNLSLFMQSQYGNPLVGMAGITSGGPSTPGANTSTGTGSGGSPSTGKLGRTGGKSRSKANQLQQQQQAAAAAAVAAQQQLQQAQQALLQHQSMMEYADFSSKFDQGKLADLMKSPEYSQMLLQQAQALENLGSEISIIKKPSSGSSKSNSNSKDQTGSQMGTGSSGGSLMSSSNSSVKKEAAANELIGKLRTIFSTDAYLPPVPTTADINLLVEQSQKHPVVQQILNSGNVDDIQVLLKAQSLSNNQLDFAAFLGHNGGGSGGGSGTNGNTALNLGMLGAGSTGCSSDGPSSSVKSSSSGMKGGAGGAMGSVAAGLKDGDMTAAAAAAAAINPYLAVPNLSALFEPIQRMGSSGGGKPGGKSDKASKAASAAAAAAAAAAAAVSGGSLTNPADMLNSLFASAVGAAGGAQPSAADMNALLYSQAAAAAAVAGGKGVPDLNLLFGCGGSGAGIPSSNSATSSPGGGSSGTAGQMGTVGTGGSGGTNAGAKSASAAAAAAAAAGLDYLSMFPNFSAAATKMPDMSALFAQDKYEIPDPLSKATLEANNMYLAPSASLLKLHQDAFNSMLMKPPKSSASSTASSAGKIETPPLPSTGQGTVASLIPSPGSGLTLNKSASSRESPSLSTGGSGQSSKYNFSAVDLAVSSVVPLAASSPLGAAAADLSKKSSSQTPPIDMSRSSPAIAGTTAGSGTETTSPSSVSGSIIQPPYKKRMEFASIADLVAAPPAKMPKMSTENLDP; from the exons ATGtcaacaaaaattaatgagGAGGAATCGTCCTCCCATCTGGATGAGGGTGATATTCCGGACGAGTTTATCGATGAA GATGCAGACAAATTGGGATACTTTCCGGGCAAAACGATCACACTGCAAATGTTGTTAGGCGCGAACGTTCTACAGCCCGGCAAAGGTGCCATGACGATTGAATATCTG GGCCAAAAGTTCGTCGGTGATTTATTGGCGGACGGAAAAATCAAATCCCAAGAAACCGAAACCATTTTCTGTTCGCCGAGCGCTTGGGCCATCTACTGCAAGCGTATAATCAACCCGGACAAAAAGTCTGGCTGTGGATGGGCTTCGGTCAAGTACAAGGGTCGCAAGCTGGACGCGTACAAAGCAGCGTACTATAAGAAACAGCAGAAGGAACGCGATCAGAAAGATGAATTACCGAGTGAAG ACCCAGTAGAGGAGTTAGAAGAAGATAAAACGTTCATGGAACCACCACCGGCTAGACGAAACATGGTTTCGCATAACGCAATCAGCAATCGCAATATCATGCA CGATTCAAATACACTCATCGAGGCGGTTCCATTCACTGCAATCGGTAAGATGCAACCGTTTCTAGTGACAGTGAGCACTTCAACGTTGCTCGTAATGGATTTTCATTGCCATCTAACTAACTACGAAGTGTGCGGATATCTCGGGGGAACTTGGGACATAAATGCGCACAACCTATCTATTACCCATGCCTTCCCGTGTCGGAACACGCGACATGATCGTGACAAGGCAGCTCTCTGTGAATTACAAATTCAGAAGCtaatgataaagaaaaacatcaatttgGTCGGTTGGTACCATTCGCATCCACGCTTCCCGGTGCAACCAACGTTGCGCGACTGTGACGCACAGCTAGATTATCAGATACGGATGCGTGGACCCACCGAAGCATCTTATATTCCCTGTATCGGATTCATCTGTT CTCCCTATGATGATCAGAACACTGCCCTAGAGTCTAATGTTATGTCGTTTTGGGTAATGCCGCCTCCTGAGAATCGCCCGGCAGAGTACGGTCGTCCGATGCTGATGTCTTACACGCTTGTACAGGACGAAACTCTTTCCGAGGACGTAAAGGAAGAGATGATGCTTACCGTCGATTACTATAAACAATTCAAACGGGAGCTGATTAACTTCCAGTCTATCTACATCAATGACGTCTCATACATCGAAAAGTTACGAAAATCCCTCACACCTCGCTTACCACGCGATTCCACTTCGGGTCATTTTTGGAACTGGATCCGAGAGTTGCTTGGGCTTGAAGCGGAGGATATCCCGGAGGTGGTCATTATACCGGATCCGCTACCACCTCCGCCAGTTTCATTGTCGGAACACCACCATCCGGATGGTTCGAAAGGAAACGACGATGTGACGATTGTCTCTACAACTCCCGCCTCCAATCAGACCCAACCAGTAGTAGTTAACTTGGTGCACAGTGCGGAGGAAAGCAGCATTACCACAGAAACGAAAAACGACGACGATTTCGATGGTGCGTCCGAGATGGGCGATTCCGATGTGATCTCGCTAAAAGACGATGATGGCAAACCGACCGGACCTTCCATCGCCGTACCGAGTTTGCAAGCTCAATTGAAACGCCCGTCTGGTTTGAATATGACACCCTCGCCACTGTCCAGCTCACTTGTGGTGCTTCcaacaaatattaatcaaaCGGGCAATAATGGTGGACCGCATGCAACCCAAACTATCTCTACCAATCTTAGCATGAACAGTGGTGCGAGTGCCGGAATAGCCAACAATCATttgcatcagcagcaaccgtCTGGGCAGCCAGGACATATACTTCCGATAGGAGCTTCAAATTCTCTGAACACAACTAACTCTTCATCGCCACGCGATAGTCCAATTACGATACCTTCAAACTCGGCAAGTCCAGCCAAATTTGAAATGCCCGTCCGAGCTAGTCCGTCCCCAGCAAAATCGGACACTTCGTCGTGTCGCAGCCGCACCCGTAATTCTCCCGCACCGAGCCCGGGTAAGCTATCGATTAGTGACATTCTCGGTAGTGCGGCCTCTGCCGGAGGTAATCGAGGAAGCCCTACCCTTAGTTCACTTATCGGACCGGCTGGTGGCTCCGGGGGATCTGCCAGCGGACCAGGTAGTGCTGGCAACATTCACGATCTATATGCAGCTACGTTCGCCTCTCTCGGTAGTGCACTTCCTTCCAATTTGTTGCCTCAGGATTATGCCGTACTATTTGGACAGGGTTCGGGTGGACAGCAAGGTGGCAAGACACAGCGTGGAGACGAATACGGATTATCCGCATTGACGGCACTAGCACAGGTAGCTGCAGCGTCTGGTCTGTCTAATTCGCAGATCAACGAAACGTTGCTGCATAGCTTAAATCGTAGTATATCGTCAAAAGCGGGTGGTTCCAGTGTTACATCATCTGCTGCGCAGGCGGCCTCCACCATCACGTCTAACAGCAACTCATCGGTGTCGACAGCCATGCTCGGCGGTGCGGTAGGTGCTAATTCCTCCTCTGTATTGCCACCTATACCGAACATGAAAGAATTTATGCAGCAGCTCGAGAAAGGCAATCTCAGTCTTTTTATGCAATCGCAATACGGTAATCCGCTGGTCGGCATGGCCGGAATAACTTCCGGCGGTCCTAGTACTCCCGGTGCAAATACTAGCACTGGAACTGGATCCGGTGGAAGTCCTAGCACTGGTAAATTGGGCCGCACCGGTGGGAAATCTCGCTCGAAAGCGAATCaactgcaacagcaacaacaggcagcagcggcagcagcagtagccgCCCAACAGCAACTACAGCAAGCACAGCAAGCACTTTTGCAGCACCAGTCGATGATGGAGTATGCCGATTTCTCGTCCAAATTTGACCAGGGAAAGCTGGCCGATTTAATGAAATCGCCTGAATACTCCCAAATGTTGTTGCAACAAGCTCAAGCGCTTGAGAATCTTGGTAGTGAAATTTCCATCATCAAGAAACCATCGTCGGGCTCGTCAAAGAGCAATTCCAATTCGAAAGATCAAACGGGCAGCCAGATGGGTACGGGTTCGTCTGGTGGTTCATTGATGTCGAGTTCAAATTCAAGCGTAAAAAAGGAAGCAGCTGCCAATGAACTAATCGGAAAGCTTCGGACTATTTTCTCCACGGACGCCTATTTACCGCCCGTACCGACTACTGCCGATATCAATCTGCTTGTGGAACAATCGCAAAAGCATCCAGTGGTGCAACAGATTCTTAACTCTGGCAACGTGGACGACATTCAAGTGCTTCTCAAGGCACAATCGCTCTCTAACAATCAGCTCGATTTTGCTGCCTTTTTAGGACACAACGGTGGAGGATCCGGAGGAGGTTCGGGCACGAATGGGAACACAGCACTAAATCTTGGTATGCTGGGCGCTGGTAGTACAGGTTGTTCCTCCGAcggaccatcatcatcggtcaAATCGTCGTCTTCCGGTATGAAAGGTGGGGCAGGAGGAGCAATGGGAAGCGTTGCTGCTGGTTTAAAAGATGGTGATATGACAGCAGCggccgcagcagcagccgcgATAAATCCGTACCTTGCCGTACCCAATCTGTCTGCCCTATTCGAACCGATTCAGCGCATGGGCAGTTCGGGTGGTGGTAAACCAGGCGGCAAGAGCGATAAAGCGTCGAAGGCAGCTTCTGCAGCCGCAGCCGCGGCGGCcgcagcggcagcagctgtTAGCGGAGGCTCTCTCACCAATCCGGCCGATATGCTTAACAGTTTGTTCGCATCGGCGGTTGGAGCAGCTGGAGGCGCACAACCAAGTGCGGCGGACATGAACGCATTGCTCTACAGTCAGGCGGCCGCAGCAGCCGCCGTAGCGGGTGGTAAGGGTGTACCAGATTTGAACTTATTGTTCGgttgtggtggtagtggtgccGGAATTCCAAGCTCCAATTCAGCTACATCTTCGCCGGGAGGCGGTAGCTCAGGAACAGCGGGACAAATGGGAACAGTTGGAACGGGTGGTTCCGGTGGAACTAATGCCGGTGCAAAATCTGCTTCAGCAGCCgcggcagcagctgcagcagccgGTCTGGACTATCTTTCTATGTTCCCGAACTTCTCAGCGGCTGCAACCAAAATGCCCGACATGTCTGCGCTGTTCGCGCAGGATAAATACGAAATACCAGACCCACTGTCGAAAGCAACGCTCGAGGCAAACAACATGTATTTGGCCCCGTCCGCATCGCTTCTTAAATTGCACCAGGATGCGTTCAACTCGATGCTGATGAAACCACCGAAATCGTCAGCCTCATCGACTGCTTCTTCGGCAGGTAAAATCGAAACTCCACCACTGCCATCAACGGGGCAAGGAACAGTAGCTTCCCTCATTCCCTCACCCGGTTCAGGTTTAACACTAAACAAGTCAGCCAGCAGTCGTGAAAGTCCATCCCTCAGCACTGGTGGAAGCGGTCAAAGTTCAAAGTACAATTTCTCTGCCGTTGATCTGGCCGTTTCGAGTGTCGTACCACTAGCAGCCAGCTCACCACTCGGCGCTGCTGCAGCTGATCTTTCGAAGAAATCGTCTTCCCAAACACCGCCGATCGATATGTCACGATCATCCCCAGCCATCGCGGGAACAACAGCGGGTAGCGGAACGGAAACGACATCACCTAGCAGCGTAAGTGGAAGTATAATACAGCCACCTTACAAAAAGCGTATGGAGTTCGCATCAATCGCGGATCTTGTCGCAGCGCCACCTGCAAAAATGCCGAAAATGTCAACTGAGAATCTGGATCCATGA
- the LOC125761513 gene encoding COP9 signalosome complex subunit 8: protein MLSEKIGQLILLLEKHELEAPGGIVSIQLYSELFAAYLYQNDLASARFLWKRIPQNLKTGNLELDQMYKVYVALWNNNTAGFYKAMNHDWSKHVSELMFELKEKFQQETITLIGRAYSSIFENVFAEMTNQTPDMVEDTCKSLNWDITPGPYPRLIIPKRTIDEKPIVVSSEAQLHRLTDFVSFLEN from the exons ATGCTCTCGGAAAAGATAGGACAATTAATCCTATTATTAGAGAAACACGAGCTAGAG GCACCCGGCGGAATCGTATCCATTCAGCTGTATTCGGAACTATTTGCTGCTTACCTTTACCAGAATGATCT TGCAAGTGCTCGGTTTTTATGGAAACGGATCCCACAAAACTTGAAAACAGGGAATTTGGAACTCGACCAGATGTACAAAGTGTACGTTGCGCTGTGGAACAACAATACGGCAGGATTTTATAAAGCCATGAATCATGACTGGTCCAAACACGTGTCGGAATTGATGTTTGAGCTTAAAGAGAAATTTCAACAGGAAACAATCACACTTATTGGACGTGCGTACAGTTCCATCTTCGAGAACGTGTTTGCTGAAATGACCAATCAAACGCCGGACATGGTCGAGGATACTTGCAAATCTCTCAACTGGGACATAACTCCCGGACCATATCCACGATTAATAATACCGAAGCGAACCATCGATGAGAAGCCGATTGTTGTTAGCTCGGAAGCGCAGCTGCACAGATTAACCGACTTTGTGTCCTTCCTCGAGAACTGA